The following are encoded together in the Salvia hispanica cultivar TCC Black 2014 chromosome 6, UniMelb_Shisp_WGS_1.0, whole genome shotgun sequence genome:
- the LOC125196955 gene encoding auxin efflux carrier component 2: MITGKDIYDVLAAIIPLYVAMILAYGSVRWWKIFTPDQCSGINRFVAVFAVPLLGFHFISTNDIYAMNYHFIAADSLQKVVILAALFVWHAISKKSSLEWMITLFSLSTLPNTLVMGIPLLRAMYGDFSGNLMVQIVVMQSVIWYTLMLFMFEYRGAKMLITDQFPDTAASITSFKVDSDVLSLNGREPLQADAEIGHDGKLHVVVKRSTSASMISSYNKGIHSSGITPRASNLTGVEIYSVQSSREPTPRGSSFNQTDFYAMFNSKAASPKHGYTNSFGGDVFSLQSSKGATPRTSNFDEEMMKMGKKRNTTGRSMSGELFHPPPPPPQASYPPPNPMFSGPRRKDSGSASNNNNNVNISNTTSSASTALPNISNSNSNASTTLPNKELHMFVWSSSASPVSEANMRNAVNKAASSDLSTIDDAALAHSRENGKKEIEMEDAVKFPPNASPYSCHKKMDMEEGGVMDKKTQMPPTSVMTRLILIMVWRKLIRNPNTYASLFGLIWSLVSFRWNIEMPSIVKGSISILSDAGLGMAMFSLGLFMALQPKMINCGKSVATFSMVVRFLTGPAVIAATSIAIGLRGVLLHVAIVQAALPQGIVPFVFAKEYNVHPDILSTAVIFGMVIALPITILYYVLLGV; the protein is encoded by the exons ATGATCACCGGAAAAGACATCTACGATGTCCTCGCGGCCATCATCCCCCTCTACGTGGCCATGATCCTTGCCTACGGCTCGGTCCGATGGTGGAAGATCTTCACCCCGGACCAGTGCTCGGGCATCAACCGCTTCGTGGCCGTGTTTGCCGTCCCCCTCCTCGGCTTCCACTTCATCTCCACCAACGACATCTACGCGATGAACTACCACTTCATCGCGGCCGACTCCCTGCAGAAGGTGGTCATCCTGGCCGCCCTCTTCGTGTGGCACGCCATCAGCAAGAAGAGCAGCCTGGAGTGGATGATCACCCTCTTCTCCCTCTCCACCCTCCCCAACACCTTGGTCATGGGCATCCCCTTGCTCAGGGCCATGTACGGCGACTTCTCCGGCAACCTCATGGTCCAAATCGTGGTGATGCAGAGCGTGATCTGGTACACGCTCATGCTCTTCATGTTCGAGTACCGCGGCGCCAAGATGCTCATCACCGACCAGTTCCCCGACACCGCCGCCTCCATCACCTCCTTCAAAGTCGACTCCGACGTCCTCTCCCTCAACGGCCGCGAGCCCCTCCAGGCAGACGCTGAGATCGGCCACGACGGGAAGCTCCACGTCGTGGTCAAGCGATCCACTTCCGCCTCCATGATCTCCTCCTACAACAAAGGGATCCACTCCTCCGGCATCACCCCCCGCGCCTCCAACCTCACCGGCGTCGAGATCTACTCCGTCCAGTCCTCCCGCGAGCCCACCCCCCGCGGCTCCAGCTTCAACCAGACCGACTTCTACGCCATGTTCAACAGCAAGGCCGCCAGCCCCAAGCACGGCTACACCAACAGCTTCGGCGGCGACGTCTTCTCCCTCCAGTCTTCCAAGGGAGCCACGCCTAGGACCTCCAATTTCGACGAGGAGATGATGAAAATGGGGAAGAAGAGGAACACCACAGGCCGCAGCATGAGCGGGGAGCTTTTCCATCCCCCGCCCCCGCCTCCGCAGGCCTCGTACCCGCCTCCCAACCCCATGTTCTCTGGGCCCAGGAGGAAGGACAGCGGAAGCGCgagcaacaacaacaacaacgtCAACATCAGCAACACAACAAGCAGCGCCAGCACCGCTCTCCCCAACATCAGCAACAGCAACAGCAACGCCAGCACCACTCTCCCCAACAAGGAGCTCCACATGTTTGTGTGGAGCTCCAGCGCCTCCCCCGTCTCCGAAGCAAACATGAGAAACGCCGTCAACAAAGCCGCCTCCTCCGACCTCTCCACCATCGACGATGCTGCTCTTGCTCATTCCAGAG AGAACGGGAAGAAGGAGATTGAGATGGAGGATGCAGTCAAGTTCCCACCAAATGCATCTCCGTATTCATGCCACAAGAAGATGGATATGGAGGAAGGTGGAGTGATGGACAAGAAAACACAGATGCCACCAACAAGTGTGATGACTAGGCTTATTTTGATCATGGTTTGGAGGAAATTGATCAGAAATCCCAACACTTACGCTAGTCTCTTTGGCCTCATTTGGTCTCTTGTATCATTCAG GTGGAACATTGAAATGCCATCAATTGTGAAAGGTTCCATTTCTATTTTGTCTGATGCAGGCCTTGGCATGGCCATGTTCAGCCTCG gTTTATTCATGGCATTGCAACCAAAGATGATAAATTGTGGGAAGTCTGTAGCCACATTTTCAATGGTTGTTAGGTTCTTAACTGGTCCGGCCGTCATCGCCGCAACCTCCATCGCCATCGGCCTCCGCGGAGTTCTTCTACATGTTGCTATCGTTCAg GCTGCGCTTCCTCAGGGGATTGTTCCTTTCGTGTTTGCTAAAGAATACAATGTGCACCCAGACATACTTAGCACTGC AGTTATTTTTGGAATGGTGATAGCCCTGCCCATAACAATTCTGTATTATGTGCTGCTTGGGGTGTAA